The following are from one region of the Rhodopirellula sp. P2 genome:
- the nagB gene encoding glucosamine-6-phosphate deaminase — MSSTLESPSPLNRSTNSTPGLSVLKLADASVASKRIAREIGALIRQRAAENRNCILGLATGSTPIRVYRELVRMHREEGLSFHNVITFNLDEYFPITPDAPQSYVRFMNEQLFDHVDIVRSNVHIPNGTIELETVPGYCRDYDELIAATGGIDLQLLGIGRTGHIGFNEPGATQDTRTRLVKLDDLTRLDAVKDFGGMDHVPLLAITMGVDSILQSHRIRLLAFGEHKADIVQRAIEGPMTSSIPASFLQSHRDVQYLLDDAAAKCLSPSTFGEPTQ, encoded by the coding sequence ATGAGCAGTACCTTGGAAAGCCCGTCGCCACTCAATCGTTCGACGAACTCAACACCGGGACTGTCTGTTCTGAAGTTGGCGGACGCCAGCGTCGCCAGCAAACGCATTGCCAGAGAGATCGGAGCGTTGATCCGCCAGCGTGCTGCGGAAAATCGAAACTGCATTTTGGGCTTGGCGACCGGATCAACTCCGATTCGTGTCTATCGAGAATTGGTGCGAATGCACCGCGAAGAGGGCCTGTCCTTCCACAACGTGATCACGTTCAACCTGGACGAATACTTTCCGATCACCCCCGATGCCCCCCAAAGCTACGTTCGGTTCATGAACGAACAGCTGTTTGATCATGTCGACATTGTTCGCTCCAACGTTCACATTCCCAACGGCACCATTGAGTTGGAAACCGTTCCGGGGTATTGCCGCGACTACGATGAATTGATCGCAGCGACCGGCGGCATTGATCTTCAACTGCTAGGGATTGGACGCACCGGGCACATCGGTTTCAACGAACCGGGCGCAACCCAAGACACACGCACACGGTTGGTCAAACTCGACGACCTCACGCGATTGGATGCGGTCAAAGATTTTGGTGGGATGGACCACGTGCCACTGCTCGCGATCACCATGGGGGTCGACTCGATACTGCAATCTCATCGCATTCGATTGCTCGCATTCGGCGAACACAAAGCCGACATTGTCCAGCGTGCCATCGAGGGACCAATGACATCCTCGATCCCAGCCTCCTTCTTGCAGTCGCACCGCGACGTCCAATATTTGCTTGACGACGCCGCTGCGAAATGCTTGTCACCATCCACATTTGGAGAACCCACGCAATGA
- a CDS encoding Gfo/Idh/MocA family protein, with product MSASEQTSSSPRVRILCVGAGNMGRSHALAYQAIDGFEIVGICTRSKESGAKLNEELGSDYPTYQDFDEALQATQPDAVCVSTWPDTHARFVTTALEAGCHVFVEKPLADSVEAAESIVASALATNRKVVVGYILRHHPSWNRFIEIAHTLGKPLVMRMNLNQSSSGATWETHKRLMSTVSPIVDCGVHYVDVMCQMTGSRPIRVSGIGARLTDELPEGMVNYGQLQVTFEDGSVGWYEAGWGPMMSETAFFVKDVVGPKGSVSIVAESASSTGQSDNVDAHTKTESIRLHHGKLNAEGNFARDDEWIHLEDEPDHDGLCHREQQFFLDAIQQDNDLTAHLQDAVNSMKIVAAADESFRTGKTIELQSQETVSN from the coding sequence ATGAGTGCGTCCGAACAAACCTCCTCCTCACCACGCGTCCGGATTCTGTGCGTGGGCGCCGGCAACATGGGACGATCCCATGCGTTGGCCTACCAAGCCATCGACGGATTCGAGATCGTCGGGATTTGCACCCGTTCCAAAGAATCCGGCGCCAAACTGAACGAAGAACTTGGCAGCGACTACCCCACCTACCAAGACTTCGACGAAGCCTTGCAGGCGACCCAGCCAGATGCGGTTTGTGTATCCACTTGGCCCGACACGCACGCTCGCTTCGTGACGACTGCCTTGGAAGCCGGTTGCCACGTCTTTGTTGAGAAACCGCTTGCGGACTCAGTCGAAGCCGCCGAATCCATTGTGGCGTCTGCCTTGGCAACCAACCGCAAAGTGGTGGTCGGATACATCCTGCGACATCATCCAAGCTGGAACCGCTTCATCGAAATCGCTCACACCTTGGGCAAGCCCTTGGTGATGCGGATGAACCTCAACCAGTCTTCCTCGGGTGCGACCTGGGAAACTCACAAGCGGTTGATGTCCACGGTTTCGCCGATCGTGGACTGCGGCGTGCACTACGTCGATGTGATGTGCCAAATGACCGGTTCGCGGCCGATCCGTGTTTCCGGAATTGGTGCCCGTTTGACCGACGAACTTCCCGAAGGAATGGTCAACTACGGCCAATTGCAAGTCACTTTTGAAGACGGTTCGGTCGGTTGGTACGAAGCCGGTTGGGGCCCGATGATGAGCGAAACAGCATTCTTTGTGAAAGACGTGGTGGGTCCAAAGGGATCCGTTTCCATCGTTGCGGAATCCGCCTCGTCAACGGGACAGAGCGACAACGTGGACGCTCACACCAAAACTGAATCGATCCGCTTGCACCACGGCAAACTCAACGCCGAGGGCAACTTCGCCCGCGACGACGAATGGATCCATCTGGAAGATGAACCCGACCACGATGGACTCTGCCATCGCGAACAGCAGTTCTTCTTGGATGCAATTCAACAAGACAACGACTTAACGGCCCACCTCCAGGATGCGGTCAACTCGATGAAAATTGTCGCGGCGGCGGATGAGTCCTTCCGAACCGGCAAGACAATCGAACTGCAAAGCCAAGAAACGGTCAGTAACTGA
- a CDS encoding Gfo/Idh/MocA family protein, translating into MNDKLNRTTSDRQTTSRRDVLRRGATATAALAATVGANQMVHTQAASTDPNRKIKIGIVGAGGRGTGAVNDSLTINDNIELVAIADLDQGNAERLRTGMKRRHADKINVADDRIYSGLDAYKKVLADPDVEVVFLTTSPAFRPFHIAEAVKAGKHVFAEKPSCVDPAGYRICVAAHEEAKKNGTAIVTGTQYRRQSNYMEAVKRIHDGEIGDVIGMTSRYCSNGIWYKNRGKDVSDTQYQLNNWMHFIWLSGDQIAEQAVHNIDLMNWVMQGPPVSAYGSGGRFTRPDDSEMWDSMCIDYLYTDDRPVSFMCRQIPGTTAENGSTVRGTKGFAVIGAGSSGSTFLDRSGKETLKLEGSIADAYRQEHKDLIDSIRSGEPIVELLETAKSSLTAVMGRMAAYTGKKVTWDFVANESELDLFPKDLQWDGSRPEPSFAIPGKTKLI; encoded by the coding sequence ATGAACGACAAGCTGAACCGCACCACTTCTGATCGTCAGACCACCAGTCGCCGCGATGTCCTGCGTCGCGGTGCGACCGCCACCGCTGCCCTGGCGGCAACCGTTGGCGCCAATCAAATGGTTCACACTCAAGCCGCGTCCACCGACCCCAATCGCAAAATCAAAATCGGAATCGTTGGTGCTGGCGGACGTGGCACCGGAGCGGTCAACGATTCGCTCACGATCAATGACAACATCGAATTGGTCGCGATCGCCGACTTGGACCAAGGCAACGCGGAACGTCTCCGCACAGGAATGAAACGTCGACACGCTGACAAGATCAACGTCGCCGACGACCGCATCTATTCCGGGCTGGACGCCTACAAGAAGGTCTTGGCCGACCCCGATGTGGAAGTCGTTTTCTTGACGACCTCGCCTGCCTTCCGTCCTTTTCATATCGCCGAAGCAGTCAAAGCTGGCAAACACGTCTTCGCTGAAAAACCATCCTGCGTCGATCCCGCGGGCTACCGAATCTGTGTGGCTGCTCACGAAGAAGCCAAGAAGAATGGCACGGCAATCGTCACCGGCACCCAGTACCGTCGCCAAAGCAACTACATGGAAGCGGTCAAACGAATCCATGACGGTGAAATCGGCGACGTGATCGGCATGACCTCCCGCTATTGCAGCAACGGCATCTGGTACAAAAACCGCGGCAAAGACGTCAGCGACACCCAGTACCAACTCAACAACTGGATGCACTTCATCTGGTTGTCCGGCGACCAAATCGCCGAGCAAGCCGTCCACAACATCGACCTGATGAACTGGGTCATGCAAGGCCCGCCCGTCAGTGCCTACGGTTCGGGCGGTCGCTTCACTCGTCCCGACGACAGCGAAATGTGGGACAGCATGTGCATCGACTATCTGTACACAGACGATCGCCCCGTCTCGTTCATGTGTCGCCAAATCCCTGGCACCACCGCCGAGAACGGCAGCACCGTTCGCGGAACCAAGGGCTTCGCCGTCATCGGTGCCGGAAGCAGCGGGTCGACCTTCCTGGATCGCAGCGGCAAAGAAACCTTGAAACTGGAAGGCAGCATCGCGGACGCCTACCGTCAAGAACACAAGGACTTGATCGACTCCATTCGGTCCGGTGAACCCATTGTCGAATTGCTCGAAACCGCGAAAAGTTCCCTGACCGCTGTCATGGGCCGGATGGCAGCCTACACCGGCAAGAAAGTCACTTGGGACTTTGTGGCCAACGAATCGGAACTGGATCTGTTCCCCAAAGACCTGCAGTGGGACGGCAGTCGTCCCGAGCCAAGCTTCGCCATCCCAGGCAAAACCAAACTCATCTGA
- a CDS encoding sulfatase-like hydrolase/transferase has protein sequence MRNRRARALPLRHLLFTWSLANEGVMFTQAYVSHPCCGPTRMALLSGRMPHCFGGQKSWIENGMPKFEQTFQLR, from the coding sequence GTGAGGAACCGGAGGGCTCGCGCCCTTCCGCTACGTCACTTGTTGTTCACGTGGTCCTTAGCGAACGAGGGGGTGATGTTCACTCAGGCGTATGTGTCGCATCCATGTTGTGGTCCGACCCGGATGGCATTGCTGTCGGGACGGATGCCACATTGTTTTGGTGGGCAGAAGAGCTGGATCGAGAATGGAATGCCGAAGTTCGAGCAGACGTTCCAATTGCGTTGA